In a genomic window of Prochlorococcus marinus subsp. marinus str. CCMP1375:
- a CDS encoding methyltransferase domain-containing protein, whose amino-acid sequence MTLFLNNKKDYKKFSKSEIDIFNYSSFVRTIKDVYTISIQRSLMNQLLEGIEFKGNILDIGGGNRASYKKTLGNEEYTSVNIDTEIEPDIKINVGEKIPIKDKLFAHCLMFNLLEHVYNWDDLFIDAHRLLIKGGKLHIIMPFMYPIHGAPQDFKRVTETYFEEYLKKMNFENIKIYPLSYGPFTNSQLVGLTHRYFNGPHAQLCVILDRILQLYSKRIYYKYNRRCPLFYYVESSKK is encoded by the coding sequence ATGACATTATTCTTAAATAATAAAAAAGATTATAAAAAGTTTTCTAAAAGCGAGATAGATATTTTTAACTATTCTTCGTTTGTAAGAACAATTAAAGATGTATATACAATATCTATCCAAAGATCATTGATGAATCAACTTCTCGAGGGAATAGAATTCAAAGGTAATATTCTTGATATTGGCGGAGGAAATCGAGCTTCATACAAAAAAACACTAGGGAATGAAGAATATACATCTGTAAATATAGATACTGAAATAGAACCTGATATCAAGATAAATGTTGGTGAAAAAATTCCTATAAAGGATAAATTATTTGCACATTGTCTAATGTTTAATTTACTAGAACATGTATATAACTGGGATGATTTATTTATTGATGCCCATAGATTATTAATTAAGGGTGGCAAGTTACATATAATAATGCCTTTTATGTACCCTATACATGGAGCTCCTCAGGATTTCAAAAGAGTTACAGAAACATATTTCGAAGAGTACTTAAAAAAAATGAACTTTGAAAACATAAAAATATATCCATTAAGCTATGGGCCATTTACAAATTCACAACTTGTTGGACTAACACATAGATATTTCAATGGGCCTCATGCTCAATTATGTGTTATTTTAGATAGGATTCTTCAATTGTATTCTAAACGTATATACTATAAATATAATAGAAGATGCCCGTTATTTTACTATGTTGAGTCTTCAAAAAAGTAA
- a CDS encoding glycosyltransferase family 2 protein — MQNISDEKFLVTIGILNYNAKETIYNAINSAIEQTWGNKEIIVIDDCSNDGSYELLLTMSKEFGFKLIRNNKNYGPAYSRNRIISLANGEIICFMDDDDISHYNRIELQVKSIVNCGYPKNKTIVSICSMKRSYKSGYCKEMRCLGTNKRSPKGIELADYLLFYERNKEVDYGFGAPTCAMMSTTECFNVVGGFDESLRRVEDMDIAIRFSLNNFTFTGVDSFLVCQNSTIGSDKTPKMNLDSEVVVIKKNKSYLKSKGMYLYSRIWPKLRYCHFVGNYYLFFLNFILLACLYPKRTLEHIVSTGFKRLIHEKRIKSGL; from the coding sequence ATGCAAAACATAAGTGACGAGAAATTCCTTGTTACTATTGGAATATTAAATTATAATGCTAAAGAAACTATTTATAATGCTATTAATAGTGCAATAGAACAGACATGGGGAAATAAAGAAATTATCGTTATAGATGATTGCTCTAATGACGGTAGCTATGAATTGTTATTAACAATGTCCAAAGAGTTTGGATTTAAATTGATTAGGAATAATAAAAACTATGGTCCCGCATATTCAAGAAATAGAATTATTTCACTAGCGAATGGAGAAATAATATGCTTTATGGATGATGATGATATTTCTCATTATAATAGAATAGAGTTGCAAGTTAAATCAATAGTTAATTGTGGATATCCAAAGAATAAAACTATAGTTTCAATATGCAGTATGAAAAGATCATATAAATCTGGCTATTGTAAAGAAATGAGGTGCTTAGGTACAAACAAAAGATCACCCAAAGGGATTGAACTTGCAGACTATTTATTATTTTATGAAAGAAATAAAGAAGTAGATTATGGATTTGGAGCGCCAACATGCGCTATGATGTCTACAACAGAATGTTTTAATGTAGTTGGTGGATTTGATGAAAGCTTAAGGAGAGTAGAAGATATGGATATTGCAATAAGGTTTTCTTTAAATAATTTTACTTTTACTGGGGTAGATAGCTTTCTAGTTTGTCAGAACTCAACAATTGGGAGCGACAAAACCCCTAAAATGAATTTAGATTCAGAAGTTGTCGTAATTAAAAAAAACAAGAGCTACCTTAAATCAAAGGGCATGTATCTATACAGTAGAATTTGGCCAAAGCTTAGGTATTGTCATTTCGTTGGAAATTATTATTTATTTTTTCTAAATTTTATTCTTCTTGCTTGTTTATATCCCAAAAGAACCCTAGAGCATATCGTAAGTACAGGGTTCAAAAGACTTATTCATGAAAAAAGAATAAAAAGTGGATTATAA
- a CDS encoding glycosyltransferase family 4 protein, translating into MAGGLERQIIRTCQSIESLGYTVVLFSYDNEDAQSFYPIPSTIKWEKCGCGLKPHSSASKLKRFKQLRYLRERVKKNSISHLITFHHGLFPRTFVACLFLGVKLIVSERNALSNYNYISLPKFNSGYLSLFLSHKITVQLKTYISDYPKQLRNKIVVIPNFIKDPLPEYIAPNIESKNIAMMGRLCAQKNFRPLLDQLSERENEFEGLKVYIAGEGSEREEFEDKYSKLIHNSKLVLLGNIANIDQFLMQSAIFCFPSLWEGYPNSLVEAIRLGLPILTSKRMSRLNEFVENGVNGLIVDDRDLLDSTIYLLKNPDLLRKMSFESYKKYQVLCLQAPQGKWAEVLKSRQ; encoded by the coding sequence ATGGCAGGTGGTCTTGAAAGACAAATAATTAGGACATGTCAAAGCATTGAGTCTCTTGGTTATACTGTCGTCTTATTTAGTTATGACAATGAAGATGCTCAATCATTCTACCCAATTCCTTCAACTATTAAATGGGAGAAATGTGGCTGCGGTCTTAAGCCTCACTCCTCAGCAAGTAAGTTAAAGAGGTTTAAACAGCTTAGATATTTACGTGAGAGAGTCAAAAAGAATTCAATTTCGCACTTAATAACATTTCATCATGGCCTATTCCCAAGAACATTTGTTGCTTGTCTTTTCCTAGGAGTTAAGCTAATAGTTTCTGAAAGAAATGCTCTCTCAAATTATAACTATATTAGTCTTCCTAAATTTAATTCTGGTTATCTCTCATTATTTTTAAGTCATAAAATCACAGTACAATTAAAAACATATATATCGGACTATCCAAAACAACTAAGAAATAAAATAGTAGTAATTCCCAATTTTATAAAAGATCCATTACCAGAATATATAGCTCCTAATATAGAGTCTAAGAATATTGCAATGATGGGAAGACTATGTGCTCAGAAGAATTTCAGGCCACTTCTTGATCAACTGAGTGAAAGAGAAAATGAATTTGAAGGCTTAAAAGTATACATTGCGGGTGAAGGATCAGAACGAGAAGAATTTGAAGATAAATACTCTAAACTTATTCATAACTCAAAACTAGTCCTTTTAGGGAATATAGCTAATATCGATCAATTTCTAATGCAATCAGCAATATTCTGTTTTCCATCCTTGTGGGAAGGATATCCAAATTCACTTGTAGAAGCTATAAGATTAGGTCTACCTATTCTTACAAGTAAAAGGATGTCTAGACTAAATGAATTTGTAGAGAATGGAGTAAATGGTCTTATTGTAGATGATAGAGACTTGCTAGATTCAACAATCTACTTGCTCAAAAATCCTGATTTACTTCGCAAAATGAGTTTTGAAAGCTATAAGAAATACCAAGTTTTATGCCTTCAAGCGCCCCAAGGTAAATGGGCCGAAGTATTAAAGTCAAGACAATAG
- a CDS encoding glycosyltransferase family 2 protein: MTKPIYSICICNYNMADTLAVSLASILNQIDNKYEVVVVDDGSKDSSLEILLDLSKKDERLRVIPLIRDSRRKLGETRNVSIRAARGKYVVLHIDADDIWEPYIDSYIRIYHEIEKRLDIEDFMLSGRQIQMVTKKLMIENPYHNIYYGEDRLLWSRLAVLGKLVSLEHKVFRERIALKSVNKKLKKMITSQCSALNVSFTYSPAPLITLKQYVYRIFSNSDWGFKLSFINLIFLIPCFINGTFLQSRRFTNLSIWDYRKLTMIDLLELEEKTKLQFGVLNLNNDERNIYIRRK; the protein is encoded by the coding sequence ATGACTAAGCCAATTTATTCAATATGTATATGCAATTATAATATGGCCGATACTTTGGCTGTTTCGCTTGCAAGTATTTTAAATCAAATAGATAATAAATACGAAGTAGTGGTGGTTGATGATGGTTCAAAAGATTCCTCTCTAGAAATATTACTTGATCTAAGTAAGAAAGATGAAAGACTAAGAGTAATTCCGCTTATTCGTGACTCTAGAAGAAAGCTAGGAGAAACTAGAAATGTATCTATCCGAGCAGCTAGAGGGAAATATGTAGTTCTTCATATAGATGCAGATGATATATGGGAGCCATATATTGATTCGTACATTCGTATTTATCATGAAATAGAGAAAAGATTAGATATTGAAGACTTCATGCTAAGTGGACGGCAAATTCAAATGGTAACTAAGAAATTAATGATTGAAAACCCCTACCACAATATTTATTATGGAGAAGACAGACTGCTATGGTCACGTCTTGCCGTTTTAGGCAAGCTTGTTTCTTTAGAGCACAAAGTCTTCAGAGAAAGAATAGCTTTGAAGTCTGTAAATAAAAAATTAAAAAAAATGATAACCTCTCAATGCTCTGCTCTAAATGTATCATTTACCTACTCACCTGCTCCACTAATAACACTTAAACAATATGTTTACAGAATATTTTCAAATTCAGATTGGGGGTTTAAACTATCATTTATAAATCTAATATTCTTAATTCCTTGTTTTATAAATGGAACATTCCTACAAAGCAGAAGGTTTACAAATCTATCTATTTGGGATTATAGAAAGTTGACTATGATTGACCTTTTAGAGTTAGAAGAGAAAACAAAGCTTCAATTTGGTGTTTTAAATCTAAATAATGATGAAAGGAATATATACATCAGGAGAAAATAA
- a CDS encoding SIS domain-containing protein: protein MPISFNDFTNQYLDELRSVFTEGIILSIKELANDLEHAWNSGKRAYICGNGGSAGNAMHIANDFHYGLGSYSKPSRPGMRLIALPSNPSIVTCLANDIGYENIYCHQLKVLAEKDDLLIVLSGSGNSQNVVKALEYSKEINMKSHAVIAFSGGKCKDIADKVIHLQTNDMQIAEDSQVIIFHMCMQWIVQKSLASK from the coding sequence ATGCCAATATCATTCAATGATTTTACAAATCAATATCTAGATGAACTTAGAAGTGTTTTTACTGAGGGAATAATTCTCTCAATAAAAGAACTCGCAAATGACCTAGAGCATGCTTGGAATAGTGGTAAAAGAGCTTATATATGTGGGAATGGCGGAAGTGCAGGAAATGCAATGCATATTGCCAATGACTTTCACTATGGTTTAGGTAGCTATAGCAAACCTTCCAGGCCTGGGATGAGGTTAATAGCTTTGCCTTCAAATCCAAGTATTGTCACATGTTTAGCAAACGATATAGGTTATGAAAATATTTACTGCCATCAATTAAAAGTACTAGCTGAGAAAGATGATCTTTTAATAGTTTTATCTGGAAGTGGAAATTCCCAAAATGTAGTTAAAGCACTTGAATATAGCAAAGAGATAAATATGAAAAGCCATGCAGTAATTGCATTCTCAGGAGGAAAGTGTAAAGATATTGCTGACAAGGTCATCCATTTACAAACAAATGATATGCAAATAGCTGAAGACTCTCAAGTCATTATCTTTCATATGTGTATGCAATGGATTGTTCAAAAAAGCTTGGCTTCTAAGTAA
- a CDS encoding HAD family hydrolase: MNKDYSNFISLFYDNPLYLPESMGLRPALFLDRDGVIIKDCHFVSNQDDVILEKGCKDFFKEAKSLNIPIIIITNQSGISRGYFGWDNYIEVTNKMIELIGEENSIIGIYANGQGPESPLHSWRKPSPNMILNSAITLSVDLSKSLMIGDRISDLQSAARAGIKSLIHIKTGHGKDERSDILSQTDGQHRFIDKNNRSDLILIDNLESFPFYKLSSFNE, encoded by the coding sequence ATGAATAAAGATTATTCTAATTTCATTAGCTTATTTTACGATAATCCATTATATCTACCTGAATCAATGGGGCTTAGGCCAGCATTATTTCTAGATAGAGATGGTGTGATAATTAAGGATTGCCACTTCGTTTCTAATCAAGATGACGTGATTTTAGAGAAAGGTTGTAAAGATTTTTTCAAGGAAGCTAAGTCTCTAAACATACCAATAATAATTATCACAAATCAATCAGGTATATCTAGGGGTTATTTTGGGTGGGATAATTATATTGAGGTTACGAACAAAATGATCGAGTTAATAGGAGAAGAAAACTCTATAATTGGCATATATGCAAATGGCCAAGGACCAGAATCTCCTTTGCATAGCTGGAGGAAACCAAGTCCTAATATGATATTAAATTCAGCAATAACACTATCAGTTGACTTGAGTAAATCATTAATGATAGGAGATAGAATAAGTGATCTTCAATCAGCTGCAAGAGCTGGAATAAAGAGCCTAATTCATATTAAAACTGGTCATGGAAAAGATGAGAGAAGTGATATCTTGAGCCAAACAGATGGACAGCATAGATTTATCGACAAAAATAATAGGTCAGACTTAATATTAATAGATAATCTAGAATCCTTCCCTTTTTACAAACTATCTTCTTTTAATGAATGA
- a CDS encoding glycosyltransferase family 2 protein: protein MNKSLATCAFTTFNAQNTIERAIHSALKQTYKNIEILVVDDCSNDNTLEKVYEILSKTKVPNRVIAHNTNKGVGASRNTLLVNSRGEFIVFFDDDDYSYPKRVEDQIKEIKEYETISHYSTNSDKTTLCYTNRRIIYTEGSYSICKSIKTDQKNKSTLDYALALLSAKAFPAKGRPGSTATCTLCARKDTLENIGGFNEALRRYEDLDIAIKALRFNIHLSSTNSLLVDQYYTNTIDKKKQEKYELILIESYKNWLEEKSLYYFAKNYSKFKHCILSLKPFLSSFYLSILIINYPCNSLYKFSSAIRSISFTIINKLKTFKATIMVK from the coding sequence TTGAATAAAAGTCTTGCTACATGTGCATTTACGACCTTTAATGCTCAAAACACTATTGAGAGAGCTATTCATTCGGCTTTAAAACAAACCTACAAAAATATTGAAATTCTAGTAGTAGATGATTGCTCTAATGATAATACTTTGGAAAAGGTATATGAGATTCTTTCCAAGACTAAAGTACCAAATAGAGTTATAGCTCACAATACTAATAAAGGTGTAGGTGCTTCTAGAAATACATTATTAGTAAATTCAAGGGGAGAGTTTATAGTTTTCTTTGATGATGATGACTACAGTTATCCTAAAAGAGTGGAAGATCAAATAAAGGAAATTAAAGAGTACGAAACAATCTCCCATTATTCAACTAATTCAGACAAGACAACATTGTGTTATACAAATAGGCGTATAATATATACAGAGGGAAGTTATTCAATTTGTAAGTCTATTAAGACTGACCAAAAAAATAAAAGCACTTTAGATTATGCCTTGGCTTTGCTTTCAGCAAAAGCATTCCCAGCAAAAGGCAGGCCTGGAAGTACAGCTACATGTACGCTATGTGCTAGAAAAGATACACTTGAAAATATTGGAGGATTCAATGAAGCTCTTAGGAGGTACGAAGATCTGGACATAGCAATTAAAGCCCTAAGGTTTAATATACATTTGTCAAGCACAAACAGCTTACTAGTCGATCAGTATTACACAAATACAATTGATAAAAAGAAACAAGAGAAGTACGAATTAATTCTAATAGAGTCATACAAAAATTGGCTTGAAGAAAAATCATTATATTATTTTGCCAAAAATTACTCAAAATTTAAGCATTGCATATTATCTCTAAAACCATTTTTATCATCATTTTATCTATCAATATTAATCATTAATTACCCATGCAATTCATTGTATAAGTTCTCATCAGCAATAAGATCAATTTCATTTACTATTATTAATAAACTAAAAACCTTTAAAGCAACAATTATGGTAAAGTGA
- a CDS encoding NAD(P)/FAD-dependent oxidoreductase: MNEMINSETKDIIIIGGGMVGLSLAYQLIERRITKSITILDKEKALGLHTSGRNSGVLHAGIYYKPGSLKAKVSVEGARRLCEWIEERNLAINKCGKVVIPTKANLDCQLDLLKERGELNGAKVELWDENQLKAFIPQAVSKSGRALWSPNTAVVKPLEIIKCLERELTSKGVTIKKGIKIINVNTKEKLITTFNKENLSYSYVFNCAGLGADRISKLFDVGNDYTIIPFKGIYWKLKHESSIKIPSNLYPVPDLSVPFLGVHFTPDTERVPSIYIGPTATPAWGRENYDGIKGLEPSVAISSIDLLSRQYINNKGGFRGYVHQQALQSFQPFFLKAAQELIPSIRFKDIEPCSKRGIRSQLFNKRSMKLEDDFLCINSDNSSHILNAVSPAFTASFALADLIIDSSILLN, from the coding sequence ATGAATGAAATGATAAATAGTGAAACTAAAGACATAATAATTATAGGAGGTGGAATGGTTGGCCTATCTTTAGCTTATCAATTAATAGAAAGGAGAATAACAAAAAGCATTACAATACTAGATAAAGAAAAAGCGCTTGGTCTTCATACATCTGGACGCAATAGTGGAGTACTACATGCAGGTATATACTATAAGCCTGGATCACTAAAAGCAAAAGTTAGTGTAGAAGGTGCAAGACGGCTTTGTGAATGGATTGAAGAAAGAAATCTTGCCATTAATAAATGCGGTAAAGTAGTAATCCCAACCAAAGCCAACCTCGATTGTCAGTTAGATCTATTAAAAGAAAGGGGAGAATTGAATGGAGCAAAAGTTGAATTATGGGACGAGAACCAATTAAAAGCTTTTATCCCACAAGCTGTGTCCAAAAGTGGGCGGGCACTATGGAGCCCTAACACAGCAGTTGTAAAGCCTCTTGAAATTATTAAATGTTTAGAAAGAGAGTTAACCTCTAAAGGAGTAACAATAAAAAAAGGTATAAAAATCATTAATGTTAATACAAAAGAAAAATTAATAACTACTTTTAATAAAGAAAATCTTTCTTATAGTTATGTATTCAATTGTGCAGGACTTGGTGCGGACAGAATCAGCAAATTATTTGACGTTGGGAATGACTATACAATCATTCCATTTAAAGGTATTTATTGGAAATTAAAGCACGAATCCTCAATAAAAATCCCATCAAATCTTTATCCAGTTCCAGACTTATCAGTACCTTTTTTAGGAGTTCACTTTACTCCAGATACTGAAAGAGTTCCATCAATATATATTGGCCCAACCGCTACACCTGCATGGGGGAGAGAAAACTATGACGGCATTAAAGGGTTAGAACCTTCGGTCGCTATTTCAAGTATTGATTTGCTTTCTAGACAGTACATCAATAATAAAGGTGGCTTTAGAGGATATGTTCACCAACAAGCTTTACAATCATTTCAACCTTTTTTTCTTAAAGCAGCTCAGGAATTGATTCCTTCAATAAGATTCAAAGATATTGAGCCTTGCTCTAAGAGGGGGATAAGATCACAACTATTCAACAAAAGAAGTATGAAATTAGAAGATGACTTTTTATGCATTAACTCTGATAACAGCTCTCATATTCTTAATGCTGTTTCCCCTGCATTTACAGCAAGTTTTGCTTTGGCTGATTTAATTATAGATAGCTCAATTTTACTAAATTAA
- a CDS encoding nucleotidyltransferase family protein: MKLPIRALLLAAGFGTRLRPLTLNTPKCLVSISNKPLLHIWLDKLVNLGCKSTLINTHYLSDQVNSSIREYDNSKINIYTTYEKTLLGTAGTLMVNRDFFRGSLGLIIHADNITNDNLEELIDTHVNKSKDSLLTMLTFKTDNPSQCGIVETNEKGVVTAFHEKTKNPPGFIANGAIYAFDQSFLDFLDQTHFSGQDISKDLLPKLLGRIQTCYSQTTFLDIGSPTTLSRAQELWKKESLNE; the protein is encoded by the coding sequence ATGAAATTACCTATAAGAGCACTACTTCTAGCTGCAGGTTTTGGGACACGCCTAAGGCCACTTACTCTTAACACACCTAAATGTCTAGTAAGTATATCTAATAAGCCGCTATTACATATTTGGTTGGATAAACTAGTGAATCTAGGCTGTAAATCCACGTTAATAAATACACATTATCTATCCGATCAAGTTAATTCCTCTATAAGAGAATATGATAATAGTAAGATAAATATTTATACAACATATGAAAAGACTTTGCTTGGGACAGCAGGTACTTTAATGGTAAATAGAGATTTTTTTAGAGGTTCATTAGGGTTGATTATTCATGCAGATAATATTACAAATGATAATCTTGAGGAACTAATCGATACTCACGTCAACAAGTCAAAAGATTCTCTTCTAACAATGCTTACTTTTAAAACAGATAATCCCTCTCAATGCGGAATAGTAGAAACTAATGAAAAAGGCGTCGTCACTGCTTTCCACGAGAAAACTAAGAATCCTCCAGGATTTATTGCCAATGGTGCCATTTATGCATTTGACCAATCATTTCTAGATTTTCTAGATCAAACTCATTTCTCTGGGCAAGACATCAGTAAGGATTTACTCCCAAAGCTTTTGGGAAGGATTCAAACCTGCTACAGTCAAACTACTTTTTTAGATATTGGTTCCCCCACAACCCTTAGCAGAGCTCAAGAGCTGTGGAAAAAGGAATCTCTCAATGAGTAA
- a CDS encoding NAD-dependent epimerase/dehydratase family protein: MNILVTGGNGYKGSVLVPKLIELGHRIISIDLNWFGEYLKPHPNLKIIKEDIRNIEDHHLKNIDAVIHLANIANDPAVELDPRLSWEVNVLASQQLAAKAKKAGVKIFLYASSGSVYGVSDKERVTEDNDLLPISEYNKTKMVAERIFLSYKDDMKVYCIRPATVCGVSPRMRLDVSVNILTYSALKNGVITVFGGKQIRPNIHIDDICNVYIFFLKNFSRIESGTFNAGFENISILDIANMVKEQIPQCEIKVTPSNDPRSYRQCSDKLLSIGFKPSKDVKTAISDIISAYKVSKLNTDSTCFSVKRLKELDIK; encoded by the coding sequence ATGAATATTTTAGTAACAGGAGGAAATGGTTACAAGGGTTCTGTACTTGTACCAAAGCTAATTGAGCTTGGTCATCGAATAATATCGATTGACTTAAACTGGTTTGGTGAATATTTAAAACCTCATCCAAATTTGAAAATTATTAAAGAAGATATAAGGAATATAGAAGACCATCATTTGAAGAATATAGATGCCGTAATTCACTTGGCTAATATTGCAAATGACCCAGCTGTTGAATTAGATCCAAGGTTAAGTTGGGAAGTAAATGTACTTGCTAGTCAACAACTTGCTGCTAAAGCTAAAAAGGCCGGAGTGAAGATATTCTTATATGCTAGCTCAGGTAGTGTCTATGGAGTTAGTGATAAGGAAAGAGTGACAGAAGACAATGATTTATTACCAATATCTGAATATAACAAGACAAAAATGGTCGCAGAAAGGATATTCCTAAGCTATAAGGATGACATGAAAGTATATTGTATAAGACCTGCAACTGTATGCGGCGTATCGCCTAGAATGAGATTAGATGTTTCTGTAAATATTTTAACTTACTCTGCTCTAAAAAATGGAGTAATAACAGTTTTTGGCGGTAAGCAGATAAGACCAAATATACATATAGATGATATATGTAATGTATATATATTTTTCCTGAAAAACTTTTCAAGAATTGAATCTGGCACATTTAATGCAGGCTTCGAAAATATCTCAATACTAGATATAGCAAATATGGTGAAAGAACAGATACCTCAATGTGAAATAAAGGTGACTCCTTCAAACGACCCGCGTTCGTATAGGCAATGTTCAGATAAATTATTAAGCATTGGTTTTAAGCCAAGCAAAGATGTAAAGACAGCTATATCAGATATAATTTCCGCTTATAAAGTGTCTAAGTTAAACACCGATTCAACTTGCTTTTCTGTAAAAAGACTCAAAGAGTTGGATATCAAGTAA
- a CDS encoding PfkB family carbohydrate kinase yields MNTNQSSICPVIELDHAEEYIGSVVGYGHFNSVHTGHIRYLKHAKELGQKFVVAIQKHLSGDPRTHFSQLERAEGVAQLAIADAVILLPDNNLKKCLQKLNPKYLVLGKEYENSNINYIKDSIEYLKDEGKEVKYHAGDINYASSDLLISSESEIKFKREEQFMDALKRQKITKNDIITTGESIKNSRLIVIGDSIVDQYTACEPLGMSAEAPVIVVKEMEQKNFIGGAAIVASHIASLGAKCDFLSVIGKDDSGQWLQKKLEEQSVNTYLIEDSTRPTTFKKRYVVENQKLFRVSRLDDHHINRNCTDKIIKKLWALAPKANGIVVSDFVYGVITPQILKEIHKVAKAHDLKLFGDLQCSSQVGDISKMKNFTLLCPNEREARVSLQDKQSGLDAVCQKLMSETRSKNMIMKLGADGFIAYSKNKNGSLRIQAFPALSVNPVDVTGAGDSLLAIMAAGMCSDRPLMEVAALSCCGASLVVESMGNQPVTLECITQKVIKINPF; encoded by the coding sequence ATGAATACTAATCAAAGCAGTATTTGCCCTGTAATTGAATTAGATCATGCCGAAGAATACATAGGCTCTGTTGTTGGTTATGGACACTTCAACTCTGTACATACTGGACATATAAGGTATTTAAAGCATGCAAAAGAACTTGGTCAAAAATTTGTCGTTGCAATACAAAAACACTTAAGTGGTGACCCCAGAACACATTTCAGCCAACTTGAAAGAGCTGAAGGTGTAGCTCAATTAGCCATAGCAGATGCAGTAATACTTTTACCAGATAATAATCTAAAAAAATGTCTTCAAAAATTAAATCCAAAGTATCTTGTCTTAGGTAAAGAATATGAAAACTCTAATATCAATTATATAAAGGATTCTATAGAGTACTTAAAAGATGAAGGCAAAGAGGTTAAATATCACGCTGGAGATATTAATTATGCTTCATCAGACCTTTTGATTAGTTCAGAGTCTGAAATTAAATTCAAGAGGGAAGAGCAATTTATGGATGCTTTAAAAAGACAAAAAATTACTAAGAATGACATAATTACTACTGGTGAATCAATAAAGAATTCTCGCTTAATTGTCATTGGAGATTCAATAGTAGACCAATACACTGCATGTGAGCCTTTAGGAATGAGTGCTGAGGCTCCTGTAATTGTAGTTAAAGAAATGGAACAAAAAAATTTTATTGGAGGTGCAGCAATAGTTGCTTCTCATATTGCTTCACTAGGTGCTAAATGTGATTTTTTATCAGTAATTGGGAAAGATGATTCAGGGCAATGGCTGCAGAAAAAACTAGAGGAACAATCTGTAAATACTTATTTAATCGAAGACTCAACTAGACCAACTACCTTTAAGAAAAGATATGTAGTTGAAAACCAGAAGCTTTTTAGAGTAAGTAGATTAGATGATCATCATATCAACCGTAATTGCACTGATAAAATAATCAAAAAGTTATGGGCATTAGCTCCTAAAGCTAATGGAATAGTTGTTTCTGACTTTGTATATGGCGTCATTACTCCTCAAATACTAAAAGAAATCCACAAGGTGGCTAAAGCCCATGATTTGAAACTATTCGGAGATCTGCAATGTAGTAGTCAAGTAGGTGATATATCAAAAATGAAAAATTTCACGCTTTTGTGCCCTAATGAACGAGAGGCAAGAGTTTCTCTCCAAGATAAACAAAGTGGATTAGATGCTGTATGCCAAAAGCTTATGTCCGAAACGAGAAGTAAAAATATGATCATGAAACTTGGTGCCGATGGTTTCATTGCATATTCCAAAAATAAGAATGGGTCTCTTAGGATTCAAGCATTTCCTGCTCTATCAGTTAATCCAGTCGATGTAACAGGTGCCGGCGATTCTCTTTTAGCAATTATGGCAGCAGGAATGTGCAGCGATAGACCTCTTATGGAAGTAGCTGCTCTAAGCTGCTGTGGTGCTTCCTTAGTAGTTGAAAGCATGGGCAATCAACCAGTCACATTAGAATGCATAACACAAAAAGTGATAAAAATTAATCCATTTTAA